In Pseudomonadota bacterium, the sequence CGCTTCAATGCCCGGGCCAGGAACATCGGCTGGCGGATCGACTATTTCTGCGTGGATGAAAAGAGCCGGAAGCGGGTCAAGAGTTCCTCCATCCGCCCGGAGATCACCGGCTCTGATCATTGCCCGATCGAACTGGTGTGGGAATGAACATGCACCGCGAAAAGCATTCCCCGCAGCTCGAGGTAAGCGACTGCAAAGGAGACTCCGAGTCTCACGCTGTTCGCTATCTGCTGCGGGGTGAGTGAGCGAATCTGATGCAAGCAACCTCCCATACGGAGATTCCCCGTGGCTCGAAGTCTAGTGCTTATCTGCCGCGGGGAGCTTCAATCTTTTTCGGTTTATTATTGCGGCGCATCTTAAAAGACTGGATCAGATAAAGAAAAATGCTTGCAAAGGTCAAAAGCGGATCCCTTTAATTTACGAATGACGCCACTCGACCGAAAGCCTTGCATTCATAGGATTTATGCTATAATGAAATCAATATTAGCGGATGATAGATTTCAGGCAAACGGAAGGAATATCGAATGAAAACTCGTGAAGAAGTAATCGCCCTTCTCACCAAAGCCAAGCCTGAGCTTGAGCAGAAATATATGCTGAAGACCATGGCGCTTTTTGGCTCTTATGCCCGTAACGAGCAAAACGACGACAGTGATGTCGATATCCTGGTAGAAGTCGATCCGGCTATCGGCTTGAACTTCGTTTCACTTGCGGACAAGATTGAAGCATTACTGGAGCTACCGACAGAAATTGTTTCCAGAAGAGCCATTAAACCCCGGGCGTATAAGTACATTGAGCAGGACCTCCTGTATGTCTAAAAGTCCCTCGAAAAAATACCCTGACTCATCCAAAGCAAGTTGTAATGATTACGGGTGAAAACGAGCCGCAAAGGATAAGTTTGATAAAGGCCCGAAACACAGACGTTGACTTTGCCGACCTTATGAGGCGATATTCTAGAGAAATGTTGACTGACAGATCCGAGATGAGTCAAGCAAAGACGCGACCCCTTTTTTCAAGTTAAGCAATTTATTCACAATCGTCTTCGCCTTCCATAAAAAAGCAGCTAACACCAACAGTCGATACTTCTTCGAGTTTGCGCTTCTTTTCGTCAAGACGCCACACCCTTATTACTTGGCCGCTGTTATGCAAGCAGCTTTCCTTGCCAGGTTCAGGCCGCATAAGTCCAACAAACGCCCCCTCACTCCCTGATTTTCTACATGGGAATACGCTGTATCTCTTGTAAGGGTCTTTGCGCCAGGCATGTTTCCCATCCTTCAGGTCATAACTAAGGAGACTCTGTGGAAGGGCACGTGCATCAAGGACTGTTACCGTCATATCTTTGTCGACTTGTTTAAGAACAAATCCGCCCTCATTTGCCGTATACCCATTTTCAATAACGGGAAGCAAAGTAGAGTCTTTACCCCCCTCGACGATGACAATAAATCCACCCAAATCTTGCCAGCCAGAAATATCCCCTTGTTTTTTAAAAGGCTCAACAGGAGGGACCCGCATACCTATAAGGGCCATAATTTCCGACCCCTCCCCCCTCTCAGCATTCCCAGTATGAGGAACAGTCAACAACACTGCAACTGCAAGAAGCAAAAAACTTATTTTCATATAGTTCCAACCTCCAGTAGTTCAAAACAATGGCCTCATAAAAGGCGTCTCTCGCCTTCAAAACTTTCTGCCTACTAAGGAAAAGGGGGCTGCACTTGGCTTGTGTCAAGATTTTCACCTTTTTTCAAACTCGCCCCCCGAGGTAAGGGGTCATCTTTGGGGTCAGGTCTTGAAATGCCACATTTTTGCCAGGCGTAGATACACCGTTTAAATCATCCCTGCCTCGATCCCTTCCGGATAAAGAAGAGGGAAATAATATGCTGCCACCTTGGTCGGGAATGCCAAGCGCACCGGTCCTTTCTCGGAATCGCTTACCAGGAGCGATTTATTCAATAAATCCTTGAGTACCCTCCGTGCTGAACGCTCCGGTTTCCCGGTTATCCTGGCCGCTTCCCCCCTGGGAATTTCTCCCCTCAGGAAGGCTTCTCGCAACAAGAAGAATGATTCCGCTTGCAACTCCCCTAAATGAACCTGGCGGGTCACATAGCCTTCAATGCGTTTCAGCATCCCGTCTAACTCCAGCAAAGCTGTCATGTATTCGATTTGATCTAATGCCATTCGCAGGAAGAAACTGCAAAAAAGTTCCAACCCCTTTTCCGATAGACTCCCCCGGCCATCGTAATCGCCTTGGCGATGGGCGTCCGCTCCGGCAAGTGCCGTCAGATAAGCCTCTCGATTTCGTGCCAGCCCCCTGGTTACGGTCCACAAGCCGTGCCCATCGATGCGCGTCTTGATCAAAGAGGCATGCGTGAACAGGCGGGTCACCCTGCCGTTGCCATCAAAAAAAGGGTGAATCCACGCCAGGCGATGATGTGAGGCCGCAACCGCAATAATCGAATCTGTCGGCTTGAGGCTTTTTCCCCCATAAGCCTCTTTGAACCTGGCCAGGAAATTCTTGAGCGAAGATGCCGCCGGTGCCAGATGGTGGCCGACGGTGACCTCGTTCTCTCTGAGTTGACCAGGCTCGACTCTCTTCTCCCCTTCAGCGGTTTTTATCACCAGGAATTCGGGTGGGAGCCGCTCATAAAATTCCCGGTGAATCCAGCACAGAAAATCAGCCCCCCAGATATCCTGGTCGGGGTCGCCCTCCAGGCGCTGCTCGATCAGCCTCTGCACCTCGACATGGGCGGCACTTTCAACCTGCAGCGCCCTCTTGGCCGGGTCGGTGGAAAAATCCCTGGCCAAGGCCCTCTCTATATCGGCCGGATGGGTATGGTGCCCCTCGATCAGGTTCGAATAGTAGCTGTTCATCGCACGAACCAGGTCGACGATTCCCCGCCTGGTTACCGGGTGCAACCGGGTACTGAGGGCGGACGCCCTTCGCATTACCTCGATTGCCGGATTGATTAACTCACTACTCTTGCCGGAATCCGGGAGCATGGGTTCCATCTGGCTGATCCTGCTATAAAGCAATTCTTCAGGCATGTGCATCTATCCTCGGGCAGACTGGTTTGCTCAAGCCTCGTTCGGTTGGCCGATTGTTTGGCCGATCTTTTGGCCGGTTGCACCTGAATTACCAATACCATTAAGTAATCGTAATATCACCATAATATTGCTGAGCTTGATGTTGCAGGTTGTTTTGTTGGGTCTGCTGCAGCCGTGATTTGGCCGATTTCCGATCTGCCGCAAAAGGTGATGGTGATAATCTTTCTTTTCTTAATCTTTGGGGTCTGGTCTTGAAATGCCACATTTTGTCAACGCGAGGGACGGCAAAGGGGACGTCCATAAAATTATAAATTTCCATGTTGTGCAAGGGGAGCCCCTTCTATGTGGACATATGTCAAGCCCAGGAGAATCTTTGGGGTCAGAGTTTTTAAAAAATACTGCACCTGGTGGAGTTACCGCTTCAATGCCAGAGCCAGGAACATCGGCTGGCGGATCGACTCTTTCTGCGTGGATGAAAAGAGCCGGAAGCGGGTCAGGGGTTCCTCCATCCGCCCGGAGATCACCGGCTCTGATCACTGCCCGATCGAGCTGGTGTGGAAATGAATCAACCTGTGGTCTTGCCTGAGGATCACACCTCGCCCTCGCCGACAGGCTCCTGGCCGGTGTGCACGAAGACAAAACCGGGCGGCTGGTTGTTGATGGTAACCTTGACCGGGTTTTCATTGCGCAGCATATCGATCAGACCGGGCAGGCTCTTCTCCTTGAAGTAGATCGTGGCGCTGTTCAGATCGGCCGCCAGAACCGGGGCCGGCACGGAAGCATTGTCGGCGACAAAATTGACCCGGGCCACATTGTTCTGGTCGCTCCACAATTGCAGAACTCCTGGGCCGCCCTTTCTGGCATCGAATGAATAGTTGTACTTGTTGATCAGATGTATTTTATACGCCACAACCTGCCTCCTCGATTTATTGATTTAAATCAGAGCAATATCCCGGCCGACTGAAAAGAGGGAACCGCATTCTGGCCGAGAACGCCGGAAACCAGATGTGCAAATTCAAGTTCCGTCAATTTTTCACCTTTCACTTTTGCCGCCTCAGCCGTCTGCCGTAACACTTCCGAAACATTCAGCCTGTTCATACCGATCCGGCACAGGTACTTCATGAGCGCATCGGGATGCTCATCCGGAGTGAAAGTAAACCTGCTGCAATATTCCGGCCCGCCGGACAATTCCGAAACCACAAAGGACACATATTTACAGAAAGGCTCCTCGATCCGGTAATTCTCCACCCGACCCTTGAACCAGCAATGCATCGCTTCATGGACAGCGAGAAGCTGATCGCGGATGGATTCTCCTCTCGCCACGGTCATCGGGTTGTCCGGCGTCGCCTTTTCAACCTCAAAGAGGCAGACATGTCCCAGTCCTTCAGGGTCCTGGGTAAAACTTCCTGTATAACCGGGCTGGTATGTTCCGCAGAGACCACCGTCTTCCAGATGGAAGGTCACCGGACAGTACTCAGGCAGAGCATCCGCCTCGCAGAAGTCGATCGTCCGCCGCATCGCCTCCCTGATCCCGCGAGTTTTTGCTGCAAGGATTTCAGACGAGCATGAAGGACCGACGACAACAGAGTCGCAAAGACCGTACGTGTTCAGAAGATCGACCTGGCCATCGTCGGTGATTCTGACCCCCACGGGCCTTTCATTGCGCAGCAGGCCGATGAGCTCGGCAAGCTTCTCCTGCCGGAAATATACCCTGGCGCTGCGCCGGTCGGGAGCGACCTGCGGCGCCGGAACCGCCGCCTGATCGTCGACAAACCGCACATCAAGGACCTTGCCCGGTTCACCCCAGAGCTGCATGCTCCCGATTGCCCCGATTCTGGCATCAAACGCATAATTGTATTCCTTGATCAGTTTGATAATCATGGTGTCACCAGGCTTTTCAGCAGTTCAAGGTTTTCCTTGTCTTCATGCAGGTCGTCGGACTTCGGGGTTTCCAGGGCCATCGGGTGATTCTTGAAACGAGGGTCATTGACCAGATTACGGAAGCCCTCGATCCCGATCTGCCCCTGGCCGATATGGGTATGGCGGTCAATGCGGCTCCCCAGTTCTTTTTGCGCGTCATTCAGGTGAAAAAATTTCAACCGCTCCAGGCCGATCAGCCGGTCGAATTCATCCATGGTCTTCCGGTAGGCTTCCGGGGTGCGGATGTCGTAACCGGCAGCAAAGGTGTGACAGGTATCGTAGCAGACACCGAGTTGGCCGGAAAAGTCGGAGGCGGCAATGATCCCGGCCAGTTCCGCAAAATCGGCGCCGAGATTTGTCCCCTGCCCGGCGGTGGTTTCCAGGAGCACCATCACCTTCCTCCCGGGATCGGCCTGGCTGATCGCCCGGTCAAGATTGCGGGTGAAACGGTCAAGGCCCGGGGCGATTCCTTCCCCGAGATGGGAGCCGGGATGCATTACCAGATATTCAACGCCTAACGCGGCGCATCTTTTCAGTTCATCAGCGAAAGCGGCTATCGATTTTTCGCTGGATTCCGGTTTCGGGGAAGCGAGGTTGATCAGGTAGGAGTCATGCGAGGCGACCGGGATATTGCCTGAAGCAAGTCGTCTTTCCCGGAAGAGGGAAATGTTCACTTCATCGGGCAGCTTCGGGCTCCACTGGCGCTGGTTGGCGGTAAAAATCTGCAACGCTTCGCCGCCGACCTCGGCCAACCGATCGAAGGCGAGGGCCAGGCCGCCGCTTACCGACATGTGGGCGCCGAACAAAGGCATGCTCAGTCCTCAAAATCGGTAAACTGATCGGTGCAGCATTTCTGCATGTTCTCGAGCAGCTGCACCGGGTTGCGGAGGAATTCCTCGGCTTTTTTGCCGGGGTCGAAGAACTCCGGATTGTATGAGGTGATCAGGTTCAGATGTTCCCAGCGGGTCAGGTAATACTGGATCATTTCCGGCAGCATGCTGTAGACCGTGGTCTCGGGATGCGGTTCCCGGTAACTGGACGCGAGCAGCCGTTTGGGCGACAGGACCTGGGTGGTGTAGAAATTCTCCAGGAACATCAGCTCCCCGGGCATTCTGGCTTCGAGTCCCAGACGGCTGAAACCCTTGACCACAATTTCCAGAAAGAGGCGGAAGAAACGGGCCAGAGGGTAGGGAATATAAATTTCCTTCGGGATGTTGAGATCGAGATAGGATTTGATGGTCAGGATGATGTCGGCCAGTTCTACCGGTTCCGGGTCGACAAAATTATAGGTTTTGCCGGAAAACTCCTCACGGTTGCTGAGGATGTAATCGATGAAGGGGGGCAGTTTTTTGGCGTGGGTGTAAGAGTGGCGGACCCCCTTTTTGGTCAGCATCACCAGCATTGACTGGTTCATAATGGAAAAGAACAGCCGGTGAAAGCCCTGGATCTTGTGATCGTGTTTGCCGTAGACCACCCCGAGCCGGATATTGGTGTAATCAAGCCCCTTTGTTTCGTGCATGTGTTTGAGGGTCCGTTCCGCCATCAGTTTGGACTTGGCATAGTTCGACATTTCCGGGGAGAGGGGCAGGGTGTTGTCCTCGTCAAGGTCTTCGCCGTTCGGCATGATAACCGCCGAGCTGAAGTGAATGTATGGAACTCCCAGGGTGAGGGCCGCCCGGGCGAGATTGATCGCCCCCAGATAGTTGACCTCATAGGAAAGCATCGGATCACTGTCGATGGAGGCGATCGCGGTATTGATGATGAAGTCGGGACGATATTTCCTGAAATAGCTTCTGATATCCTCCGGTTCCCGCAAGCTCAGTTTTTTGCTGTTGGGCGAGAGGACGTCGGTGCTTTCGTCCGTTTTGGTCTTGAAATAATGCATCAGGGCGCCGCCGATGAGGCCCGAGCCGCCGATCAGTACCCCGAGGCGTTTTTTCGGATTTGGCTCAGAAGCGTCGTCTTCCATGTCATATCTCTTGTTTCGGCTGTTTGTCTGGTTTTTCGGGCAACCCGGCAATGAAGTCCGGAGATTGTATAGTAATAAATCCCACCACCGATTTAAAGATTTTAAAAGCAACGGCCCGCCGATCAGCCGGTATTTTCACAGAATTCCGGGATCTTGATGTGCTGCGGATTTCGGTGATGACAAGGATTCCGGAGAGAGATCAATGACGAGCAAACCAGTGCGGCAAATTTATCCGGGAGAAGTTTATGGTTGTGACAAAGGGGGTTAAAAAGTGTATTTTTGACCGATCATGAGTGTATACAAACGAAAAGAGCTGCCCGGATTATTCAAAAAAATCGCTTCCGGTGAAACGGACCGGATGTATCTTCTCTTTGGAGAAAGATATCTCTGTCGGCAGGCGGTGGATGAGCTGATCGGCCACATTTTGCCCGATGAAAAGGCCAGACAGGGAGCCCTGACCCTTGTTGAAGGGGATCGGGAGGATCCGGGGAACACCCTGAACCAGATGCGGACTTTCAGTATGTTCGGTGGACGGCGGGTGATCAGGGTGATGGACTCCCGGCTCCTTCATTCAAAAATTGTGGCGAAAGATCTCTGGGACAAAGCCGTAGAGAATTTCAGCAGAAACGACCGGGAGGGCGCATATCGCTATCTTGCCCAGGTTCTTGAGATCGGCAATGTGACCCCGGATGAATTCGACGGGTTGACCGCCGCCGTCTGGAAATCGAGATTTGGCTTTGATCGGCCCCAGGAGGAGATCGGCTGGGCTGTTGAAATCTTGTCCGGGTCGCCGGTG encodes:
- a CDS encoding nucleotidyltransferase family protein yields the protein MKTREEVIALLTKAKPELEQKYMLKTMALFGSYARNEQNDDSDVDILVEVDPAIGLNFVSLADKIEALLELPTEIVSRRAIKPRAYKYIEQDLLYV
- a CDS encoding Fic family protein, with product MPEELLYSRISQMEPMLPDSGKSSELINPAIEVMRRASALSTRLHPVTRRGIVDLVRAMNSYYSNLIEGHHTHPADIERALARDFSTDPAKRALQVESAAHVEVQRLIEQRLEGDPDQDIWGADFLCWIHREFYERLPPEFLVIKTAEGEKRVEPGQLRENEVTVGHHLAPAASSLKNFLARFKEAYGGKSLKPTDSIIAVAASHHRLAWIHPFFDGNGRVTRLFTHASLIKTRIDGHGLWTVTRGLARNREAYLTALAGADAHRQGDYDGRGSLSEKGLELFCSFFLRMALDQIEYMTALLELDGMLKRIEGYVTRQVHLGELQAESFFLLREAFLRGEIPRGEAARITGKPERSARRVLKDLLNKSLLVSDSEKGPVRLAFPTKVAAYYFPLLYPEGIEAGMI
- a CDS encoding deoxyribonuclease IV; protein product: MPLFGAHMSVSGGLALAFDRLAEVGGEALQIFTANQRQWSPKLPDEVNISLFRERRLASGNIPVASHDSYLINLASPKPESSEKSIAAFADELKRCAALGVEYLVMHPGSHLGEGIAPGLDRFTRNLDRAISQADPGRKVMVLLETTAGQGTNLGADFAELAGIIAASDFSGQLGVCYDTCHTFAAGYDIRTPEAYRKTMDEFDRLIGLERLKFFHLNDAQKELGSRIDRHTHIGQGQIGIEGFRNLVNDPRFKNHPMALETPKSDDLHEDKENLELLKSLVTP
- a CDS encoding SDR family oxidoreductase; the protein is MEDDASEPNPKKRLGVLIGGSGLIGGALMHYFKTKTDESTDVLSPNSKKLSLREPEDIRSYFRKYRPDFIINTAIASIDSDPMLSYEVNYLGAINLARAALTLGVPYIHFSSAVIMPNGEDLDEDNTLPLSPEMSNYAKSKLMAERTLKHMHETKGLDYTNIRLGVVYGKHDHKIQGFHRLFFSIMNQSMLVMLTKKGVRHSYTHAKKLPPFIDYILSNREEFSGKTYNFVDPEPVELADIILTIKSYLDLNIPKEIYIPYPLARFFRLFLEIVVKGFSRLGLEARMPGELMFLENFYTTQVLSPKRLLASSYREPHPETTVYSMLPEMIQYYLTRWEHLNLITSYNPEFFDPGKKAEEFLRNPVQLLENMQKCCTDQFTDFED